The proteins below are encoded in one region of Streptomyces marianii:
- a CDS encoding YVTN family beta-propeller repeat protein, producing MPGSGVRSALVSVVLAGLVVPVPPSGALEAPAERAVALRPDGGPRHRALAYVAELHSDSVSVIDTCTGGVVDTVPVGNGPDSVAIAPDGSRVYVTDSGADTVSVVDTRRREVVDTVPVGDEPSRVAVSPDGRRAYVANVASDDVSVIDTRRNRVVDTVRVGDAPLGLAFLPDGSRLYVASAGSNEVWVVGTHRHRVVGTVPVGEGPTALAVAPSGSRMYVTNLTSGDVSVVDTRREEVVATVGVGEGPAGVTVLPDGRRVYVANTVSGDVSVIDTHRDEVVDTVPVGREPNGIAATPDGSRVYVTDFADDEVSVISTLRDRVVGTVEVGDGPTGVAIGPATKGTFRRRGRNGPPPGRPGTACRVTGVPGGRRSRVPSTRSSGGAAVRLPPGPRPTERPYGAPPPPRP from the coding sequence GTGCCCGGTTCCGGAGTGCGGTCGGCGCTGGTGTCCGTGGTGCTTGCGGGACTGGTGGTACCCGTCCCGCCGTCCGGTGCCCTCGAGGCACCGGCGGAGCGCGCCGTTGCGCTCCGGCCGGACGGGGGGCCACGCCACCGAGCCCTCGCCTATGTGGCCGAACTCCACTCCGACTCGGTCTCGGTGATCGACACCTGCACGGGTGGCGTCGTGGACACGGTCCCGGTCGGCAACGGGCCCGACAGCGTCGCGATCGCTCCGGACGGTTCACGGGTCTACGTCACCGACTCCGGAGCGGACACGGTGTCCGTGGTCGACACCCGCCGCCGCGAGGTCGTGGACACGGTGCCGGTCGGCGACGAGCCGAGCAGGGTGGCCGTCTCCCCCGACGGCCGCCGCGCCTACGTCGCCAACGTCGCGTCCGACGACGTCTCCGTCATCGACACCCGCCGCAACAGGGTCGTCGACACCGTCCGCGTGGGCGACGCCCCGCTGGGTCTCGCGTTCCTGCCGGACGGCTCCCGGCTCTACGTCGCGAGCGCCGGCTCGAACGAGGTGTGGGTCGTCGGGACCCACCGCCACCGGGTCGTCGGCACCGTGCCCGTGGGGGAGGGGCCGACCGCCCTGGCGGTCGCTCCGAGCGGTTCCCGTATGTACGTCACCAACCTGACCTCCGGCGATGTGTCCGTCGTCGACACCCGCCGGGAGGAGGTCGTCGCCACCGTCGGGGTGGGCGAAGGTCCGGCGGGGGTGACCGTGCTTCCCGACGGCCGCCGCGTGTACGTCGCCAACACCGTCAGCGGCGACGTGTCCGTCATCGACACCCACAGGGACGAGGTCGTGGACACCGTGCCCGTCGGTCGGGAGCCCAACGGGATCGCCGCGACCCCGGACGGCTCGCGGGTGTACGTCACCGACTTCGCGGACGACGAGGTGTCGGTGATCTCCACCCTCCGCGACCGGGTCGTCGGCACCGTCGAGGTCGGCGACGGGCCGACGGGGGTCGCGATCGGCCCGGCAACGAAGGGGACGTTCCGACGGCGCGGACGGAACGGGCCTCCCCCGGGGCGGCCGGGCACGGCCTGCCGCGTCACCGGTGTTCCGGGCGGACGGCGGTCGCGCGTCCCATCCACCCGGTCGTCCGGTGGAGCCGCCGTCCGTCTCCCGCCGGGACCACGCCCGACCGAGCGACCGTACGGCGCGCCGCCTCCGCCCCGCCCCTGA
- a CDS encoding NADP-dependent oxidoreductase codes for MKAAVIDRYGQVRDVVRVTDVPVPVVGPRDVLIEVRAAGVNPVDHLIVKGFLSAGDPTRPMVIGNELAGVVTEVGAEVTRFAVGDEVFSRVDPRVGGAFAEYAAVDQSLVAAKPSALSFEEAASLPLVALTALQALTEQADVRAGSRVLVHGAAGGVGSAAVQIAKQLGAEVVATAGADSVELVRELGADRVIDYRAEAFDEVVSDLDVVLDTVGGETQERSFGVLKAGGTLVSIVPIPDAEAKKARWNVEARSFFMRPDGEQLARIAGLVGSARLRPIVETVFPLDEASDAMQKVERGGARGKTVIGVRA; via the coding sequence ATGAAGGCAGCAGTCATCGACCGGTACGGCCAGGTCCGCGACGTCGTGCGGGTCACCGATGTGCCCGTCCCCGTCGTCGGCCCCCGCGACGTGCTCATCGAGGTCCGCGCGGCAGGGGTCAACCCGGTGGACCATCTGATCGTCAAGGGTTTCCTGAGCGCGGGTGACCCCACCCGGCCGATGGTCATCGGCAACGAGCTCGCCGGTGTGGTGACCGAGGTCGGCGCCGAGGTCACCCGCTTCGCGGTGGGCGACGAGGTCTTCTCCCGCGTCGACCCCCGCGTGGGCGGCGCCTTCGCCGAGTACGCGGCCGTGGACCAGTCCCTGGTCGCCGCCAAGCCGTCCGCCCTGAGCTTCGAGGAGGCCGCCTCGCTGCCCCTCGTCGCGCTCACCGCGCTGCAGGCCCTGACCGAGCAGGCCGACGTACGGGCCGGGAGCCGCGTGCTCGTTCACGGCGCAGCCGGCGGCGTGGGCTCCGCCGCCGTCCAGATCGCCAAGCAGCTCGGTGCCGAGGTCGTGGCCACCGCCGGCGCCGACAGCGTGGAACTGGTCCGCGAGCTCGGTGCCGACCGGGTGATCGACTACCGGGCCGAGGCGTTCGACGAGGTCGTCTCCGACCTCGACGTCGTCCTGGACACCGTCGGCGGCGAGACCCAGGAGCGGTCGTTCGGCGTGCTCAAGGCCGGCGGCACGCTCGTCTCGATCGTCCCCATCCCGGACGCGGAGGCCAAGAAGGCCCGGTGGAACGTCGAGGCCCGCAGCTTCTTCATGCGCCCGGACGGTGAGCAGCTGGCCCGTATCGCCGGCCTGGTGGGGTCCGCGCGGCTCCGGCCGATCGTCGAGACGGTCTTCCCGCTCGACGAGGCGTCCGACGCCATGCAGAAGGTGGAGCGAGGCGGCGCTCGCGGCAAGACCGTCATCGGTGTCCGCGCCTGA